Proteins encoded together in one Penaeus vannamei isolate JL-2024 chromosome 9, ASM4276789v1, whole genome shotgun sequence window:
- the LOC113820263 gene encoding uncharacterized protein — protein sequence MKSSSWNKPCPRTVSSARSAAPRVRPNRGHPEVRQERQEIREYLDKLRHLVPACPKDGKLSRLAVIQHVIDYIVELQDALVHHPVNTLVHHPVNTLMHHPVNSLLAANEELAATLTNPLFAKQQLSSNKSVNSSSGITSSTAKSNSNSNSNCNDSIKKNSSSCRRPLGVLSSLKNHRNQ from the coding sequence ATGAAGTCGTCCAGCTGGAACAAGCCTTGTCCTCGCACTGTGAGCAGCGCGAGGTCAGCCGCACCCAGGGTCAGGCCCAACAGGGGTCACCCGGAGGTCAGGCAGGAACGTCAGGAGATCCGTGAGTACCTGGACAAGCTCCGTCATCTGGTTCCTGCGTGTCCCAAGGATGGCAAGTTGTCTCGCCTCGCGGTCATCCAGCACGTAATCGATTACATCGTGGAGCTGCAGGATGCCTTGGTCCACCACCCTGTCAACACCTTGGTTCATCACCCTGTCAACACCCTTATGCATCACCCTGTCAACTCCCTCCTTGCCGCCAACGAGGAACTCGCAGCGACGCTCACCAACCCCCTGTTCGCCAAGCAGCAGCTCAGCTCCAACAAAAGCGTGAACTCCTCCTCAGGAATCACGTCTTCGACCGCGAaaagcaatagcaacagcaatagcaactgCAACGATTCCATCAAGAAGAACAGCAGCAGTTGTCGGAGGCCTCTCGGTGTGTTGTCGTCGCTAAAGAACCATAGAAATCAATGA